In Prunus dulcis chromosome 1, ALMONDv2, whole genome shotgun sequence, the following are encoded in one genomic region:
- the LOC117616006 gene encoding protein TIFY 9, with amino-acid sequence MNPVPLLRPLSLSPSYLEKNPLPPCHSSRSSNLPNIPPNKQFSKQFASMSRATVELDFFGMDQHRDPSSPSKSQFQKFLHRQRSFRGIQNAMYKIKPQVLKSVIASGSVLLNHHQHGSETPMTSRKSFSVPSSPKAEQIPFPSLPVYIPTGTSVSPFMPAPAAAAAASEKLEETTTPLTIFYNGTVSVFDVPRDKAESLLKLALEGNSAKAAESALAVDSKLALHSSDQQQLLDPLDGDLPIARRKSLQRFLEKRKERLNSVSPFASHA; translated from the exons ATGAATCCCGTGCCTCTTTTAagacccctctctctctccccctcctATTTAGAGAAAAACCCACTCCCGCCTTGTCATTCAAGTCGCTCCTCCAACCTCCCCAACATTCCCCCAAACAAGCAATTTAGCAAACAGTTTGCGAGCATGTCCAGGGCAACCGTTGAGCTCGATTTCTTCGGCATGGATCAGCATCGTGACCCTTCCTCCCCCTCCAAATCCCAGTTCCAGAAGTTCCTTCATCGCCAGAGAAGCTTCAGAGGCATTCAGAATGCCATGTACAAGATCAAGCCTCAGGTTCTCAAATCTGTGATTGCGTCTGGTTCAGTCCTTctcaaccaccaccaacacGGCTCTGAAACTCCAATGACTTCAAGGAAATCCTTCTCTGTGCCGTCCAGCCCCAAAGCAGAGCAAATCCCATTTCCCTCTTTGCCTGTTTACATTCCCACCGGCACCTCTGTCTCTCCTTTCATGCCTGCTCccgctgctgctgctgctgcttcagAAAAGCTTGAAGAAACAACAACGCCTCTGACGATTTTCTACAACGGAACCGTCTCTGTTTTCGATGTCCCTCGCGACAAG GCTGAGAGCCTATTGAAGCTTGCCTTGGAAGGAAACTCGGCCAAAGCTGCGGAATCAGCGTTAGCTGTGGATTCAAAACTTGCTCTTCACTCAAGCGACCAGCAACAGCTTCTGGATCCTCTTGACGGAG ATTTACCAATTGCCCGCAGAAAGTCACTGCAGAGGTTCCTAGAGAAGCGCAAAGAAAG GTTGAATTCGGTGTCCCCATTTGCCAGCCATGCCTAA